Proteins encoded together in one Streptomyces sp. TLI_171 window:
- a CDS encoding ATP-binding protein, with protein sequence MTFPQQRNGEAEPTSPRPPLAVRAARRVWADIRPFDPVRSIKGKLALLVVVSVVLATGMVVVAIRSETQIRIIMIFSLIASLLFMQFLAHGLTAPLRDMTAAARSMAAGDYSARVEVSSRDEIGELADTFNRMAGDLEAADRHRRELIANVSHELRTPIAALRGLLENVVDGVVKPDPRNLGTALEQTERLGRLVTHLLDLSKLDDGVVPLDSRPFQVRPFLDGVLRGVTVDGATAGGAYARRGDVRLAVDVQPARLAAVADAERLHQVVANLVDNACKHSPAGGTVTVRARAAEGGGLLLEVEDEGPGIPPADRERVFERFGRSGSPTALGPGSDGGTGLGLAIARWAVDLHGGRIRVAEAAAGCLIEVTLPGESRVPA encoded by the coding sequence ATGACCTTTCCGCAGCAACGCAACGGGGAAGCCGAACCGACTTCCCCGCGACCCCCGCTGGCGGTGCGCGCCGCGCGCCGGGTGTGGGCCGACATCCGCCCGTTCGACCCGGTGCGCTCGATCAAGGGCAAGCTGGCTCTGCTGGTGGTGGTCTCGGTGGTGCTGGCCACCGGGATGGTGGTGGTCGCGATCCGGTCGGAGACCCAGATCCGGATCATCATGATCTTCTCGCTGATCGCCTCGCTGCTGTTCATGCAGTTCCTGGCGCACGGCCTGACGGCGCCGCTGCGCGACATGACCGCGGCGGCCCGGTCGATGGCGGCGGGCGACTACAGCGCCCGGGTCGAGGTGTCCTCGCGGGACGAGATCGGCGAGCTGGCCGACACCTTCAACCGGATGGCGGGCGACCTGGAGGCCGCGGACCGGCACCGCCGCGAGCTGATCGCCAACGTCTCGCACGAGCTGCGCACGCCGATCGCGGCGCTGCGCGGCCTCCTGGAGAACGTGGTGGACGGCGTGGTGAAACCGGATCCGCGGAACCTGGGCACCGCGCTGGAGCAGACCGAGCGCCTGGGCCGCCTGGTCACCCACCTGCTGGACCTGTCGAAGCTGGACGACGGCGTGGTGCCGTTGGACTCTCGGCCGTTCCAGGTGCGCCCGTTCCTGGACGGGGTGCTGCGCGGGGTGACGGTGGACGGCGCGACGGCGGGCGGCGCGTACGCGCGGCGCGGCGACGTGCGGCTGGCGGTGGACGTGCAGCCGGCCCGGTTGGCGGCGGTGGCGGACGCGGAGCGGCTGCACCAGGTGGTGGCCAACCTGGTGGACAACGCCTGCAAGCACTCGCCGGCTGGCGGCACGGTGACGGTGCGGGCCCGGGCGGCCGAGGGCGGCGGGCTGCTGCTGGAGGTCGAGGACGAGGGTCCGGGGATCCCGCCCGCGGACCGCGAGCGGGTGTTCGAGCGCTTCGGCCGGAGTGGTTCGCCGACCGCGCTGGGCCCGGGCAGTGACGGCGGGACGGGTCTGGGACTGGCGATCGCGCGCTGGGCGGTGGACCTGCACGGCGGCCGGATCCGGGTGGCGGAGGCGGCGGCGGGCTGCCTGATCGAGGTCACCCTCCCGGGTGAGAGCCGGGTGCCGGCGTAG
- a CDS encoding rhomboid-like protein, which translates to MTSAELRRRLIRPGLRALPTPRANPFALGYLALLLGTTLYARFGDPGTVHRLQAVSSTDAHNLLVHPAVSLVGSGLWVAGPVWMPYFWAFALTVAPLERRIGGLRALGVFATGHVVATLLSQAVVVAAVAAGGAESDLLDAMDIGVSYGVLASLGALAGLLGPAGRNLALGGGLALVGHQLVSDPDLVTSVGHPAALAVGVALWPLLRGRGPRRPRRAPAWRVAPSES; encoded by the coding sequence ATGACCAGCGCAGAACTGCGACGGCGACTCATCCGGCCCGGGCTGCGGGCGCTGCCCACCCCCCGCGCCAACCCGTTCGCCCTCGGTTACCTTGCGCTGCTGCTCGGCACCACGCTGTACGCCCGCTTCGGCGACCCCGGCACGGTGCACCGGCTCCAGGCGGTCTCCTCCACCGACGCGCACAACCTGCTCGTCCACCCCGCGGTCTCCCTCGTCGGCAGCGGCCTCTGGGTCGCCGGCCCGGTCTGGATGCCCTACTTCTGGGCCTTCGCCCTCACCGTCGCACCCCTGGAACGACGGATCGGCGGCCTTCGTGCCCTCGGGGTCTTCGCCACCGGACACGTCGTGGCGACCCTGCTCTCGCAGGCCGTCGTGGTCGCCGCGGTCGCCGCCGGCGGGGCGGAGTCCGACCTGCTGGACGCGATGGACATCGGCGTCTCCTACGGCGTCCTGGCCTCCCTCGGCGCACTGGCCGGGCTGCTCGGGCCGGCCGGCCGCAACCTCGCGCTCGGCGGCGGGCTGGCGCTCGTCGGACACCAACTGGTGTCCGACCCCGACCTGGTGACCTCCGTCGGGCACCCCGCCGCGCTGGCGGTGGGCGTCGCGCTCTGGCCGCTGCTGCGGGGCCGCGGGCCGCGCCGCCCCCGGCGGGCACCGGCCTGGCGGGTCGCGCCGAGCGAGAGCTGA
- the lon gene encoding endopeptidase La produces the protein MASTSAPLTLPVLPLDDEVVLPGMVVPLELSDPEVRAAVEAARAGNGGGKPQVLLVPRLDGSYAAVGALATVEQVGRLADGDPAALVRAVRRVRIGAGTTGPGAALWVETTPFKESDGGQAAAELVKEYKALSTKWLRKRGAWQIVDRVAAIEDVGELADNIGYAPFATAEQKLKVLLEADRPARLAYALGLLRDHLAEEEVNDTIRKDVEEGVAKQQKEFLLRRQLEAVRKELAELNGETGTEEEDYRARVEAAALPDKVREAALKEVDKLERSSDQSPEGSWIRTWLDTVLELPWNERSEDAYDIAGARAVLDADHTGLADVKDRIVEYLAVRKRRADQGLGQIGGRRGGAVLALVGPPGVGKTSLGESVARAMGRSFVRVALGGVRDEAEIRGHRRTYVGSIPGRIVRAIKEAGTMNPVVLLDEIDKVGSDYRGDPAAALLEVLDPAQNHTFRDHYLEVELDLSDVVFLATANVLEAIPEPLLDRMDLVRLDGYTEDEKVAIARDHLLPRQRAKAGLGEQELTVDEAALRKLAAEYTREAGVRNLERSIARILRKIAAQTELGRRELPAEVGADDLRALLGRPHHVPEAAQEPAERRTAVPGVATGLAVTGAGGDVLYIEASLADAETGSTGLTLTGQLGDVMKESAHIALSYLRSRGAELELPVTGLRERGIHLHVPAGAVPKDGPSAGITMTTALASLLSGRKVRTDVAMTGEVSLTGRVLPIGGVKQKLLAADRSGVTTVIIPKRNEADLDDVPAEVLERLTVHAVSDVREVLRLALEPAEVLVAAA, from the coding sequence ATGGCATCGACGTCCGCTCCGCTCACTCTGCCTGTGCTGCCGCTCGACGACGAGGTGGTGCTCCCCGGCATGGTGGTTCCGCTGGAGCTTTCGGATCCCGAGGTGCGGGCCGCGGTGGAGGCGGCCCGGGCGGGGAATGGTGGGGGTAAGCCGCAGGTGCTGCTGGTACCGCGGCTGGACGGGTCGTACGCCGCGGTGGGTGCGCTGGCGACGGTCGAGCAGGTGGGGCGGCTGGCGGACGGGGATCCGGCGGCGCTGGTGCGGGCCGTGCGAAGGGTGCGGATCGGCGCCGGGACGACCGGGCCCGGGGCGGCGCTGTGGGTGGAGACCACGCCGTTCAAGGAGTCGGACGGGGGGCAGGCGGCGGCCGAGCTGGTCAAGGAGTACAAGGCGCTGTCCACGAAGTGGCTGCGCAAGCGCGGGGCCTGGCAGATCGTCGACCGGGTGGCGGCGATCGAGGACGTCGGCGAGCTCGCCGACAACATCGGGTACGCGCCGTTCGCGACGGCCGAGCAGAAGCTGAAGGTGCTGCTGGAGGCCGACCGCCCGGCCCGGCTGGCGTACGCGCTGGGCCTGCTGCGTGACCACCTCGCGGAGGAGGAGGTCAACGACACTATCCGCAAGGACGTCGAGGAGGGCGTGGCCAAGCAGCAGAAGGAGTTCCTGCTGCGCCGCCAGTTGGAGGCGGTGCGCAAGGAGCTGGCCGAGCTGAACGGCGAGACGGGCACCGAGGAGGAGGACTACCGGGCGCGGGTGGAGGCGGCCGCGCTGCCGGACAAGGTGCGGGAGGCGGCGCTCAAGGAGGTCGACAAGCTGGAGCGGTCCAGTGACCAGTCGCCCGAGGGCTCGTGGATCCGCACCTGGCTGGACACCGTGCTGGAGCTGCCGTGGAACGAGCGCTCCGAGGACGCGTACGACATCGCCGGCGCCCGCGCGGTGCTGGACGCCGACCACACCGGCCTGGCGGACGTGAAGGACCGGATCGTCGAGTACCTGGCGGTGCGCAAGCGCCGGGCCGACCAGGGGCTGGGCCAGATCGGCGGCCGCCGCGGCGGTGCGGTGCTGGCGCTGGTGGGTCCGCCGGGGGTGGGCAAGACCTCGCTGGGCGAGTCGGTGGCGCGGGCGATGGGGCGGTCGTTCGTCCGGGTCGCGCTGGGCGGCGTCCGGGACGAGGCGGAGATCCGCGGCCACCGGCGGACGTACGTGGGCTCGATCCCCGGCCGGATCGTCCGGGCGATCAAGGAGGCCGGGACGATGAACCCGGTGGTGCTGCTGGACGAGATCGACAAGGTCGGCTCGGACTACCGGGGCGACCCGGCGGCGGCGCTGCTGGAGGTGCTGGACCCGGCGCAGAACCACACCTTCCGGGACCACTACCTGGAGGTCGAGCTCGACCTGTCGGACGTGGTCTTCCTGGCCACCGCCAACGTGCTGGAGGCCATCCCGGAGCCGCTGCTGGACCGGATGGACCTGGTCCGGCTGGACGGCTACACCGAGGACGAGAAGGTCGCGATCGCCCGGGACCACCTGCTGCCCCGGCAGCGGGCCAAGGCCGGGCTGGGCGAGCAGGAGCTGACGGTGGACGAGGCGGCGCTGCGCAAGCTGGCCGCCGAGTACACCCGGGAGGCGGGCGTCCGGAACCTGGAGCGGTCGATCGCGCGGATCCTGCGCAAGATCGCCGCGCAGACCGAGCTGGGCCGCCGCGAGCTGCCCGCCGAGGTCGGGGCGGACGACCTGCGGGCCCTGCTGGGCCGGCCGCATCACGTGCCGGAGGCCGCGCAGGAGCCGGCCGAGCGGCGCACCGCGGTGCCGGGCGTGGCGACGGGCCTGGCGGTCACCGGGGCCGGCGGCGACGTCCTCTACATCGAGGCCTCGCTGGCGGACGCGGAGACCGGCTCGACCGGCCTGACGCTGACCGGGCAGCTGGGCGACGTGATGAAGGAGTCGGCGCACATCGCGCTCTCCTACCTGCGTTCGCGCGGCGCCGAGCTGGAGCTGCCGGTGACGGGCCTGCGCGAGCGGGGCATCCACCTGCACGTGCCGGCCGGCGCGGTGCCGAAGGACGGCCCGAGCGCGGGCATCACGATGACCACGGCGCTGGCTTCGCTGCTGTCCGGCCGCAAGGTGCGCACCGACGTGGCGATGACCGGTGAGGTGTCGCTGACCGGCCGGGTGCTGCCGATCGGCGGGGTGAAGCAGAAGCTGCTGGCCGCCGACCGCTCCGGGGTCACCACGGTGATCATCCCGAAGCGCAACGAGGCGGACCTGGACGACGTGCCCGCCGAGGTGCTGGAGCGGTTGACGGTGCACGCGGTGTCGGACGTCCGCGAAGTACTGCGGCTGGCGCTGGAGCCGGCCGAGGTGCTGGTGGCGGCGGCCTGA
- a CDS encoding response regulator transcription factor has product MTEIQQETISSGPVGTQRRVLVVEDEPTIAESIAARLGAEGFKVAVAHDGPGAVDGFHTWQPDLVVLDIMLPGFDGLEVCRRIQAQRPVPVLMLTARDDETDLLVGLGVGADDYMTKPFSMRELAARVNVLLRRVERAQQAARTPALGSLRFGELEIDHVQRRVRLGTGDVHLTPTEFDLLACLAAQPRAVLTREQLLAEVWDWTDASGTRTVDSHVKALRRKIGASWIRTVHGVGYALEAPLS; this is encoded by the coding sequence GTGACAGAGATCCAGCAAGAGACGATCAGCAGTGGCCCGGTGGGCACCCAGCGACGGGTGCTCGTCGTGGAGGACGAGCCGACCATCGCGGAGTCCATCGCGGCCAGACTCGGCGCGGAGGGCTTCAAGGTGGCGGTGGCCCACGACGGCCCGGGCGCCGTCGACGGTTTCCACACCTGGCAGCCCGACCTCGTCGTCCTCGACATCATGCTGCCGGGCTTCGACGGCCTGGAGGTCTGCCGTCGGATCCAGGCCCAGCGCCCGGTGCCGGTGCTGATGCTGACCGCGCGGGACGACGAGACGGACCTGCTGGTGGGTCTGGGCGTCGGCGCGGACGACTACATGACGAAGCCGTTCTCGATGCGCGAGCTGGCGGCCCGGGTGAACGTGCTGCTGCGCCGGGTGGAGCGGGCCCAGCAGGCGGCCCGCACGCCGGCCCTGGGAAGCCTCCGGTTCGGTGAGCTGGAGATCGACCACGTGCAGCGCCGGGTCCGGCTGGGCACCGGCGACGTGCACCTGACGCCGACCGAGTTCGACCTGCTGGCCTGCCTGGCGGCGCAGCCGCGCGCGGTGCTGACCAGGGAGCAGCTGCTGGCCGAGGTGTGGGACTGGACCGACGCGTCCGGGACCCGCACGGTGGACAGCCACGTGAAGGCGCTGCGCCGGAAGATCGGTGCGAGCTGGATCCGCACGGTGCACGGCGTGGGGTACGCGCTGGAGGCCCCGCTGTCCTGA